In a single window of the Nicotiana tomentosiformis chromosome 8, ASM39032v3, whole genome shotgun sequence genome:
- the LOC138897654 gene encoding uncharacterized protein: MYRVLKVMHASVTEDVELASFRLRDVVVLWYEAWERSRRPDAPPAEWEDFSEAFLAHYLPREVREARLDQFLSLKQGDMSVRDYSHKFNSLAMYAPDIVRTMRARVHHYMDGLGDHLIRDCRVASLSDDVDISHIQAFAQTTEELSRRIRDTCRDREQSRQDSEASPDVVIGILTIHSHAIYALMVPSSTFSYITPFIAGKLDMRSELLPQPVEVSTPVGDSIVANHVYRDCTVLINDRPTSVDLVELVMLDFDVIMGMDWLAACYANIYCRAKLVRFHFPGEPFLEWKGNTATPKGKFISYLRARKFIAKGCIYHLVHVKDIDKEPATLQSVPIVNEFPTVFPDELLGIPPKREIDFAIDLLPDAQPISIPPYRMAPAELRELREQLKDLLDKGFIRPSTSPKGAPMLFVRKKDGSMRMCIDYRQLNKVTIKNKYPLPWIDDLFDQLQGAKCFSKIDLRSGYHQL, translated from the exons ATGTATAGAGTATTGAAGGTGATGCATGCCTCCGTCACCGAGGATGTGGAGTTGGCTTCTTTTCGACTACGTGATGTAGTCGTCCTATGGTATGAGGCATGGGAGAGATCTAGAAGACCTGATGCTCCGCCAGCAGAGTGGGAGGACTTCTCTGAGGCTTTTTTAGCCCATTATTTGCCACGAGAGGTTAGGGAGGCCCGTCTTGACCAGTTTCTTAGCCTAAAGCAGGGGGATATGAGTGTGAGGGATTATAGCCATAAGTTTAATTCTTTGGCAATGTATGCACCAGATATAGTACGTACCATGAGGGCTAGAGTTCATCATTATATGGATGGTTTGGGGGATCATCTGATTAGAGACTGTAGGGTTGCGTCCCTATCGGATGATGTAGATATTTCCCACATACAGGCTTTCGCTCAGACTACAGAGGAACTTTCCCGTCGGATTCGTGATACTTGCAGGGATAGGGAGCAGA GCCGACAGGATTCAGAGGCATCCCCagatgttgtcataggtatattgacAATACATTCTCATGCCATTTATGCATTGATGGTTCCCAGCTCTACATTTTCatatattactccatttattgctGGTAAGCTTGACATGAGATCTGAGTTGTTGCCACAGCCAGTTGAGGTGTCTACGCCAGTTGGCGACTCTATTGTAGCTAATCATGTCTATCGAGATTGTACAGTGTTAATTAATGACCGTCCAACCTCTGTTGATTTAGTTGAATTGGTTATGCTAGACTTCGATGTcattatgggtatggattggttggcagcTTGTTATGCTAATATTTATTGTCGTGCAAAGTTGGTCCGATTTCATTTTCCTGGTGAGCCTTTCCTTGAATGGAAAGGTAATACAGCCACGCCTAAGGGTaagtttatttcataccttagGGCTCGGAAGTTTATTGCTAAGGGTTGTATATACCATCTGGTTCACGTTAAGgatatagataaggagccagcgaCTCTTCAGTCAGttcctattgtgaatgaattcccgacGGTATTCCCTGACGAGCTTCTAGGAATTCCCCCCAAAAGGGAAATCGATTTCGCTATAGATTTGCTTCCTGAtgcgcagcctatatccattcctccCTACAGAATGGCTCCTGCAGAGCTAAGGGAATTGAGGGAACAACTGAAGGACTTGCTCGATAAAGGCTTTATTAGGCCAAGTACATCCCCAAAGGGTGCTCCGATGCTCTTTgttcgaaagaaagatgggtccatgcggatgtgcattgactacaggcaactaaataaagtcactatcaagaataagtatcctcttccatggattgatgacttgttcgaccagttacaaggtgccaaatGCTTTTCGAAGATCGACTTGCGATCCGGTTATCATCAGCTATGA